The Actinomycetes bacterium genome segment AGGAAGTAGGGACCGGCCGGCACGGGCTGTGCAGCGAAACCGTGCGCGCGCAGGACGACCAGCAGCCGGTGCACCGAGCTCTTGGGCACCGAGAGAGCGCGGCTCAGCTCGTCGAGGGTGCTCCCGCCCGGCCGTTGAGCGAGCAGCCGGATCAGCCGCAGCGTGCGGTCGACCCCGGTGAGGGTGGGCGCCGTCGTGGTCAATGGTCCGTCCAGTCCACAGAGCGGAACGCTATGCCATGTAGCGGAATCCTGCTACGTTCCCTCCGTGGTACCGACTCGGGCAACCGGGATGCGCGCACTCGTGTTCACTCGCCCGGGTGACGTGGAGCTGCGCGAGGAGCCCGCTCCGGTCGCCGGTCCTGGAGAAGCGCTCATCCACGTCCGCTCCTCGGGGATCTGTGGCAGCGACCTGCACGGATTCTGGCACGTGGGGATGCGCAAGCCGCCGCTGATCATGGGCCACGAGTTCGCCGGTGCCGACGCCGACGGCTCCCGCGTCGTCATCAACCCGCTCCTCACCTGCGGGACATGCGCCGCCTGCCTGCGCGGCCATTCCTCGGTGTGCGCGAACCGGCAGCTGATCGGCGTCAACCGCGCGGGCGGCTTCGCCGAGCAGGTCGCCGTGCCGACCTCCGCGCTGCATCGCCTTCCGGACGGTCTCCCTTGGGTGTCGGCTGCCCTCATCGAGCCGCTCGCCAACTCGGTGCACGCGCTCGACCTCCTGGGCGATCCGCAAGGCAGCCTCGGCATCGTCGGCGCTGGGTCGATCGGTTTGCTCACCTTCCTCGTGGCGCGATCCCGGGGGTACGACGTCGTCCTCGCCGAGCCGTCGGATGTTCGGCGCGACACCGCGCAGCGACTTGGTGCGACCGTCGTGCCCCACCTCGGGTCCGTCGACCGCGAGTTCGACGTGACGATCGACGCGGTGGGCAGCACCGAGTCTCGCCGTTCCGCTCTGGAGCGGCTCTCTTCTCGAGGCACGAGCGTGTGGATCGGGCTGGCCGAGGCGGATTCGACCATCGGGGCCAACGACATCGTGCGGAGCGAGAAGCGCGTCGTCGGCTCTTTCGCCTACACCGACGACGAGTTCGCTCACGCTGTGACGCTCGTGTCCACGCTGGACCTCACCTGGGTCACCCCGATCCCGATGGCTGAGTCGGAACGGACGTTCCTGGAGCTCGCCCGAGGTCGAAGCGACATCATCAAGGCCGTGCTCGACCTGTGCGAGCAGGGCGACCGATGAGGGGGCTGGCCGGGAAGCGGGTCCTCGTCAGCGGTGGCTCACGCGGGATCGGTCAGACATCTGCGCGTCGCTTCCTCGAGGAGGGGTGCTCGGTGTTCCTCACCGGGCTCGACGCGGACGAGGTGGA includes the following:
- a CDS encoding alcohol dehydrogenase catalytic domain-containing protein, producing the protein MFTRPGDVELREEPAPVAGPGEALIHVRSSGICGSDLHGFWHVGMRKPPLIMGHEFAGADADGSRVVINPLLTCGTCAACLRGHSSVCANRQLIGVNRAGGFAEQVAVPTSALHRLPDGLPWVSAALIEPLANSVHALDLLGDPQGSLGIVGAGSIGLLTFLVARSRGYDVVLAEPSDVRRDTAQRLGATVVPHLGSVDREFDVTIDAVGSTESRRSALERLSSRGTSVWIGLAEADSTIGANDIVRSEKRVVGSFAYTDDEFAHAVTLVSTLDLTWVTPIPMAESERTFLELARGRSDIIKAVLDLCEQGDR